A part of Miscanthus floridulus cultivar M001 chromosome 6, ASM1932011v1, whole genome shotgun sequence genomic DNA contains:
- the LOC136458354 gene encoding protein neprosin-like isoform X2, whose protein sequence is MPTSCASCSSRFFLPPAGAGPPRRTTRRGSGPATSSGGTGGCRRCSRGSTSRRSGPSRHSPDGDLIDCVAAHMQPAFDHPRLRGQRPLADPPARPKGHHHRRFPSNDTTADAGVQLWAASGEACPEGSVPIRRVTESDVLRASSVRRFGRAPAGRVRRDSVSGGHEHAVGYVAGDEYYGAKASISVWAPQVSTASEFSLSQIWVIAGSFGNDLNTIEAGWQVSPQLYGDNAPRFFTYWTTDAYQTTGCYNLLCSGFIQTNSRIAMGAAISPTSAYNAGQFDISLLVWKDPNHGNWWLEFGSGELVGYWPSLLFSHLASHASMVQFGGEVVNTRASGSHTATQMGSGHFAGEGFGRASYFRNLEVVDWENSLVPLAAGFHVTADHPNCYDIQGGVNGVWGNYFYYGGPGRNVRCT, encoded by the exons ATGCCCACCTCGTGCGCCTCCTGCTCGTCGCGCTTCTTCTTGCCGCCGGCTGGGGCTGGGCCACCGCGGCGAACGACACGCAGAGGTTCCGGCCCGGCGACGAGCTCCGGCGGTACAGGAGGGTGCAGGCGCTGCTCAAGAGGCTCAACAAGCCGGCGCTCCGGACCATCCAGGCAC AGCCCCGACGGCGACCTCATCGACTGCGTGGCGGCGCACATGCAGCCGGCCTTCGACCACCCAAGGCTGCGCGGGCAGAGGCCACTGGCGGACCCGCCGGCGAGGCCCAAGGGACACCACCACCGTCGCTTCCCCAGCAATGACACCACCGCGGACGCCGGCGTCCAGCTGTGGGCGGCGTCCGGGGAGGCGTGCCCGGAGGGGTCCGTGCCCATCAGGCGGGTCACGGAGTCGGACGTGCTCCGCGCCAGCTCCGTCAGGCGGTTCGGCAGGGCGCCCGCAGGCAGGGTGCGGCGCGACTCCGTCTCCGGCGGCCACGAG CACGCGGTAGGGTACGTGGCCGGCGACGAGTACTACGGCGCCAAGGCGAGCATCAGCGTGTGGGCGCCGCAGGTGAGCACGGCGTCGGAGTTCAGCCTGTCGCAGATCTGGGTCATCGCAGGCTCCTTCGGCAACGACCTCAACACCATCGAGGCAGGGTGGCAGGTCAGCCCGCAGCTGTACGGGGACAACGCGCCAAGGTTCTTCACATACTGGACG ACGGACGCGTACCAGACCACCGGGTGCTACAACCTCCTCTGCTCGGGGTTCATCCAGACCAACAGCCGCATCGCCATGGGCGCCGCCATCTCGCCCACCTCCGCCTACAACGCCGGCCAGTTCGACATCAGCCTGCTCGTCTGGAAG GACCCGAACCACGGCAACTGGTGGCTGGAGTTCGGCTCCGGCGAGCTGGTGGGGTACTGGCCGTCGCTGCTGTTCAGCCACCTGGCGTCGCACGCGAgcatggtgcagttcggcggcgAGGTGGTGAACACGCGCGCGTCGGGGTCCCACACGGCCACGCAGATGGGCAGCGGCCACTTCGCCGGGGAAGGCTTCGGCCGGGCTTCCTACTTCCGCAACCTGGAGGTGGTGGACTGGGAGAACAGCCTCGTCCCGCTCGCCGCCGGCTTCCACGTCACCGCCGACCACCCCAACTGCTACGACATCCAGGGCGGCGTCAACGGCGTCTGGGGAAACTACTTCTACTACGGCGGCCCCGGCAGGAACGTCAGGTGCACCTAG
- the LOC136458354 gene encoding protein neprosin-like isoform X1 — MASYAHLVRLLLVALLLAAGWGWATAANDTQRFRPGDELRRYRRVQALLKRLNKPALRTIQSPDGDLIDCVAAHMQPAFDHPRLRGQRPLADPPARPKGHHHRRFPSNDTTADAGVQLWAASGEACPEGSVPIRRVTESDVLRASSVRRFGRAPAGRVRRDSVSGGHEHAVGYVAGDEYYGAKASISVWAPQVSTASEFSLSQIWVIAGSFGNDLNTIEAGWQVSPQLYGDNAPRFFTYWTTDAYQTTGCYNLLCSGFIQTNSRIAMGAAISPTSAYNAGQFDISLLVWKDPNHGNWWLEFGSGELVGYWPSLLFSHLASHASMVQFGGEVVNTRASGSHTATQMGSGHFAGEGFGRASYFRNLEVVDWENSLVPLAAGFHVTADHPNCYDIQGGVNGVWGNYFYYGGPGRNVRCT; from the exons atggcctCCTATGCCCACCTCGTGCGCCTCCTGCTCGTCGCGCTTCTTCTTGCCGCCGGCTGGGGCTGGGCCACCGCGGCGAACGACACGCAGAGGTTCCGGCCCGGCGACGAGCTCCGGCGGTACAGGAGGGTGCAGGCGCTGCTCAAGAGGCTCAACAAGCCGGCGCTCCGGACCATCCAG AGCCCCGACGGCGACCTCATCGACTGCGTGGCGGCGCACATGCAGCCGGCCTTCGACCACCCAAGGCTGCGCGGGCAGAGGCCACTGGCGGACCCGCCGGCGAGGCCCAAGGGACACCACCACCGTCGCTTCCCCAGCAATGACACCACCGCGGACGCCGGCGTCCAGCTGTGGGCGGCGTCCGGGGAGGCGTGCCCGGAGGGGTCCGTGCCCATCAGGCGGGTCACGGAGTCGGACGTGCTCCGCGCCAGCTCCGTCAGGCGGTTCGGCAGGGCGCCCGCAGGCAGGGTGCGGCGCGACTCCGTCTCCGGCGGCCACGAG CACGCGGTAGGGTACGTGGCCGGCGACGAGTACTACGGCGCCAAGGCGAGCATCAGCGTGTGGGCGCCGCAGGTGAGCACGGCGTCGGAGTTCAGCCTGTCGCAGATCTGGGTCATCGCAGGCTCCTTCGGCAACGACCTCAACACCATCGAGGCAGGGTGGCAGGTCAGCCCGCAGCTGTACGGGGACAACGCGCCAAGGTTCTTCACATACTGGACG ACGGACGCGTACCAGACCACCGGGTGCTACAACCTCCTCTGCTCGGGGTTCATCCAGACCAACAGCCGCATCGCCATGGGCGCCGCCATCTCGCCCACCTCCGCCTACAACGCCGGCCAGTTCGACATCAGCCTGCTCGTCTGGAAG GACCCGAACCACGGCAACTGGTGGCTGGAGTTCGGCTCCGGCGAGCTGGTGGGGTACTGGCCGTCGCTGCTGTTCAGCCACCTGGCGTCGCACGCGAgcatggtgcagttcggcggcgAGGTGGTGAACACGCGCGCGTCGGGGTCCCACACGGCCACGCAGATGGGCAGCGGCCACTTCGCCGGGGAAGGCTTCGGCCGGGCTTCCTACTTCCGCAACCTGGAGGTGGTGGACTGGGAGAACAGCCTCGTCCCGCTCGCCGCCGGCTTCCACGTCACCGCCGACCACCCCAACTGCTACGACATCCAGGGCGGCGTCAACGGCGTCTGGGGAAACTACTTCTACTACGGCGGCCCCGGCAGGAACGTCAGGTGCACCTAG